The Nymphaea colorata isolate Beijing-Zhang1983 chromosome 11, ASM883128v2, whole genome shotgun sequence genome includes the window CGCCATCCTAAAGTAGATTTATGGCTTTGGAGCTGCATCATTAGAATTTCGACACACGCCTTAAACTTGAAATCTACTTTGTATGATGACACAGTTTTTGTGTAATCATACTGTGCAGGATCTGTTCTCTGTTGTAAACACAGGTGCCATACCCACCAAAAGTTGAGCACCAAATGCTTACAGTTGATGGTTCTAGTGAGTATCGTTTTCAAATGATGACATGAAAGAATCAAGCAACATCACAAACCGGTCAAGATGATCGTGATTGGAAAGTACCAACACCCATGAAACTGAATCACGAAGCCTGTTGGACATTGCAGGCGTCAAAGGATAATGGCAATGGCATGTTAATACCGCACAAGTCTATGGATGATTCCCACTAGAAAGCGCATCCATTTGCAAACAAGATCTTCACCAACTTCGGCCAATGGTTGGAATGAAGGCCTTTGGATTGAAGAAGCTAGAGTTTAACATGCACGTTATGTTGCTGTCAGCATACTGGTAGCAGTCATTCTGACTCCAGTACGCCTATCCACAGAAAGAAAATCACCAAATGcaattttattatcaaacttctcaaagtaaaaaaagaggATTATAAACCTCCTTTACTCCTTTGATTACTGAGCTAAGTCTTCTATCCTTGCCAGATGGACAGATTCAGATTCCAAGCGTGAAAAGGAAAGGCAAAACATAGTTTACATTCACTTCCACTGACAAGATCCTACTGTATACTCTAGTTGAAACTTTCCACCACATATGGAACAAGTTTACCTCGCTTCGTCACGAGTTCTTTGGTGAAGGACTTTAACCTTATACAGAGCGGCTATACCCTTTGTACCTCCCACCCACGTATATTTGCTAGTTTTGCaagattaagaaagaaaaaggaggtaCAAGAAGGCACACAAGAAAGTGATTACAACAGCCAAAATGAGGAGGCTACTATGAGATCTATTATTCCCAGCAGAAAGGAAATACCAAGAGATCACACGAAAGGAGTGTAGGTGCCAATAGTACACCTAGCAGTTGTGTGCTAGCAATTGCTTATATCCTTGAGTTGTCTCTGCCAAAAATGAAAGTGGTAGCCCAGTTTACAGCCACATAAAATCGATTCCTCCAGCTGACTACACGCGTCAAGTAAGCAGAACGCCAGATCAGCCAACTCGTGAAGCCTGCAAGAGATATGCCTTTCGCATCCTACAGAATGTAGATGACGGAATCAATACAAGAGCACCACTGAAGTTTTACGCGAAGTAATCAAAAGTGCAAGTCAGCAAAGCTCCGGTCAGGAGTCATTTCATTGAAATAACCTGTTTGGCagctctttttcattttcacgcAATTTTTACCGTAAAAAGCCAGTTTAATGACCCTTGTTGTCTAGCTACAAATTCTACAACCTGTTGGGAagctctttttcattttcacgcAATTTTTACCGTAAAAAGCCAGTTTAATGACCATTGTTGCGGGAAAATAAACAAGCCAAACCAAATTGGTGTTGCCAACCACTGCCTCTTCAGGATGACTTCAAACGGTCAAAGTCTGGTTTGAGGATGAAACTTACAATACTAAATCCATCTGCAAAGCAATGTTTTGGCAACACAAGTGCTGCCAAATGTCAAAGACTCAGAAGGCATTACGAATGCCATAATGAACTTCCATTGCCTATAACTATGACACCCTGTTCCCAATATATCTTGAAGTAGTCAACTGGCTTACAGTGTTCAGGTCTTGATCCGAACAAGGTCAGAAACTATTGTGCATTTTACAAGGTGGTCTACAAGATCGGTACCACTAGATGATGCATAATGATCGTGCATGACTTCATGCTTTTATTTGGTTCAGAATGTGAATCTTCCAGAAAATCTACTTTAACAAGCATATGATCTTCCATACCAGGAAACTGGCAATTGGTAGAACTAGCATGATCGCTACAAACAGGAGACTAAGTAATCAAATCTCTGGAAGAAATTTCACCAGATTTAAGACAACCCTCACCTTCTTAATATACAGACAAGCACACAGGAACTTGCACCAAGATTAGTGCTGTTCTCCAACAAATCAACAATAAAGATGAACAGATAACAGAGGACGAATCTCCTTtgcagaacaaaaaaattaaagcattgACCACAGAAACTTCTAGCCTGTGACCAAGGCGATGGGCGAAGCCTACCTACATCCCAAGAAAAAAGTAACTGGAGGAAGCATACCTTGTTCTTACGCAAATCAACCAATGCTTTGTATCGCCCAACAGAAGCCATGCTACCTATGTGCTTGTAAACGAAAGGGTTACCAAGAGGAACATCTTTAGCCGCTAATGCTTTGCCACCATTATTCATCCCAATTTGGTTCAACAACTTCGCAAGGTATTTACCTTCTCTTTCTGCAACCTGATCaatcatcaagttaaaaggcATTCAAATAAGAAAGAGTTAAGATTTATAGCATTCCCAACTTCCTTCACTCTGCTTTACAGCTAGAGGATAGCAAGACTTTGAAGAGAGCTAAACTGCAATCAAAGAAGTAAGCTCACCCTATAAGAAAGTACTTTAGATTTGCTTCCTTGGGACCAAGAGTGGACAGAACTTTCATGTGtatattttatcacttttttcaaaaaaattgataagaGTTGACAGAAATGTTCAAAGGTAATCCTCAGTCAAGAGGGAAACATCACCAGGTGGGAACTCGCATCTGCTATAGAGAAGACAGATAACATCctcaataaagaaaagaaaagcaaaactttGACTCAGTCCTAGAGAGTGAAAATACAAGTTCCCAAGATATATACACATCAAGATGGCTCCACGGCTTGAACCTTTGTGTCCAAAAGAAAACCAGAAGAGATCAACAGAATACAAACCTGTGCCAAAGCTGGAAGAATTGGCTTTCCAGTTTGTTCAAGAAAACCAGCACAATCACCAATAGCAAAGACATCTTCAACTGAAGGAACTCTCAGCCATTCATCGACACCAATCCTATAAGTAAGGAAGGTTACCTTAACCTTTCTCAGACAGATCGTGTTGTAATAATGAGAAACATGGCACTAGAGAAAAACAATTGTGACCAACCTTCCTCCAGGAGATTTGGGAAGTTCAAGAGATTTTACAAAAGGTGATGGTCCCACGCCAGTGGACCACACAAGGAGTCCATAAGGAACTTCAGTGCCATCACTAAGCAGTATCTTCTTTGGCTGGACTTCTTTGACAACCCCATGAACAAGCCGAACACCATGCTGGAGTTAGCATTTATGAATTAGCTTCCAGAATCTGGTGCTCAAATATACAAATAATGCACTTCAAATCAGGGCCTAGAAATTGTTGCACATTACCTTCGTCAAATGTCGGACTGCATATCGTCTTAGTCTCACATCAAAGGATGACAAGATTTCCTTTGCCTAATCATGCCAAAAGAGCGCATGCTTTCAGATTCTATAACTAATAAGAAAGAACAAAATGCtgcatagtaaaaaaaaaaactcgagtAATTACCTCTATGACGGTGACATGAATGTAGTCTTTAACATGAGCATATTTCTCGTGCACATCCCTCATAATGAAGTCACTCAGCTCACCACTAAACTCTACTCCAGTAGGGCCACCACCAATAACAACGCAATGCAGTAGCCGTCTTCTTTCATCATCCAGCAGTCCTGCCATGCACAAAGATGAAACTTCAAAATCAGTGAACTGCCATAGGTAACTAATAACACCAACATTAGTATTAGAATGCAGGGAGAATGTTACAACCAGTCTGTAACCTAACGTGAATCAGTCAGGTACATAATtgtaaacattttttaataacagaaaatcatgaaaattacaaaaaataaggaaaaatataaaaattgttaCCTACGAAAAAAACATAAGCACAAGTTGTATAATAGAATAACAAATGACAAACAGAAAACACCAATTTAACAAAATAGAGTAATCAGAGATTCACATTTCAGTTACACAAAGTACGTCCGTTAAATTAGCTTAGACTTAAAATCCATCACAGTACTGCCCTAATCTATTTAttattgagattagggttagttaattaaaaaattttctctctctaaaactgCCGGCTGTAACATGTTTACAGATTCTTTCAAGATTGAGGAATAATTAAACAGGTCGACTAAACATCTAACAGAAAGAAGCTCTTGGTATTCAATATTTTGTTCATACTTCTGTGTCCACTTCCCAAGAGGTGAATTCTCAAAGGTATCTCTCGTCACAAGGTGAGATTGAACAAATCAAACTTAACATCTAACAGATAAAAACAAACAGTTGATACTCAATACTTTGTTCATATTTTACAAATTATTCCATACCCGAAAAAAGTAGAATGAGGGACTCATATAAAAGAATAAATCAGGATGCAGTCCAACTTTGTACACTTAGCACACAAAGAAAATTTGACACAGGAAAAGACAAATTCAAACAACATAAGAGTATAGCATATGGAATATATATAGACCACCATAGACGAAGATAACTGCAGTAATCTATTAACTCAAGGGACATGATAAATTGATAATACTTCTACTTTGAATTCTTTAAGGCTGCATACGAATGTCTACACTATTTCCACGTATGTCGGTATTCCAAGGCCAGAAAATTACATTGACTACAAGTATCAAAATTGACAGTGGCACAAATTTTGAAGTATGTCAAAGGATGTTAAGTAATGGTTAGTAAAGTTTGATTAACCAAAAAGAGTGTCTATGCCACATTCACGATAATATAAATGAGCTGCAGTCAAGAAATACGATCCATTCATGAAGCACAAGAATAAAAGAGCCATATACCAGGGTTTTCAGAAAGCATCAAATTCAGAAGAAGCTTTCTTCTTATCTCCTGTGCATCACGTACTTCACGAAGAAAAATGGCATGCTTCTTCACGCCACTGATATTAAAGGTCAAAGGTTCAGATCCAGAAGCAATAACAAGCTTATCATATGCAACTTTGAATTTGTATGGCCCATGTGGCAGCTCCTGACCATTTGTAGTTTCACAATAAACCtgattgaaaggaaaatcaATGAATTTATATGCACAAAATAAATCATAACCAAAGCATGAGAGAAACAAATAGTCTTTGACATAAAGGTCAATCGTCTACCTATTACACCTTTGGCAGCCTAATCTAattcttttaaagaaaaatacacGTTCAAAACCATGGTGAAATACGTGGACCTGAGTAATAGCCACCACCAACAAAATATTCTGTTGCTACTCATCCAATGAAATACTTCCATCAACACTAGACACCATTGACGCTTCCTGCACTACATGCTAGTGCAGTTTCTCTGTGAGATTGCCCCAGTTATGATTCTCATTATCATAGTGCTCGAAAAGGTGATTGTTCCTTGAGTTCATCATTTTAATTACCAGAAATTTAAGACAATAATGCTAAGATTTTCAAACAACACTGAGCTAACATACCAAAACAGAAAGGCCCAATTACCTCATGCTTCCCTGTATCTAACCCAGTGCAGCTTGCCAGAAAGAAATGTGATTTTGGAGCTTTTGCTAGTGCAGATTGTATGCGGCTAACTGGTTCAGCAACTGACCTAAACTCCAGTGTTCCAACACATGTGGAAGCAAGCAGGGGAGTGAAAACCATGTGGTTCCTTGGTGATATGCAGACGACATcatatgtttttgtatttaCACTTTTAAGAAATCTGCAGGCAGCCCACCCAGTACCCAGAACTACAATTCTTGGCTTCTCATCGGGCTTTGTTGGACTCAGACCAGGTAAGTTAGAACTGTCAGACATTGTATCTTTGTTCATGTAGTCGATTACTTTCTCTGCAGAAGAAAATTTATGCTGGGATGATGTATTGATTCTCCTGTTCAAAGTCTCAGTATGGTTGGCTGCAGTTTCTCCAGTAAGTTGGCCATTTTGCCCAAACTCTGGTATGCTGCTCAGATTCACACTCCCAACATATGAGCAGCCGTGGCGAACACTTTTCGCGCAAACGTAATCACCAAGGAACCCCCCTTGATCCAAAatagatttaagtgattgcctCAAATTGTTCACAGGAAACCTCAACCTTACCATTGTATGCAACATATCCTGATAAGCCAATTATCTGAAATGTTCTATTGTAACAGAAACTGCAATTTAAGGTGTCAATTTCCACTTCCAGTATAGGAAAATTAAACCATTGTATAAGCTGACATCTTAACAAGTTGAAGTTTTCTGCAATTTTCCCTGCATAAGAAGTACAATAACGCACTTAATAGCAAGTTGTACAAGCAATATCCAGAAAACGACTGCCATCAAAAGTTCAAAGAGTTATAAATGATTTACTCTGTAGGCAGAGGACTGAATGATGAATAAATTTCAAAGGTTTAATCCCAAAAAATTATACCTGATGACTGGTTAGAAAAATCATATTAAATCAGAAAATTGGTGAAACAATAAGGGAAGTAAAGATACCTAAGTAATGTTTGTCATAGTAAGGAAAAATTTATCTACATGGGAAATGATAAACAATCTTCTCTTGTTTTACACACCTAGCAATATCAACCATGCATGTTGCCCTCTCAAACTTATCAAATGTCAATGGTGTGCTAACAGGTAAATTGATCTTGTTTTACACACCTAGCAATATCAATATATGACCTTGTTGGCATTTCACTTTGTTAAGTGAAAGCACCAGGTGGCTTGATCTTCGCTTATGACCGCGTAGATTCATTGTCAATTCATTTCACTAGCTGATATCACATGGATAAACAGTGACAAAACAGCCTGATAAGACCCTTATGATACAGCAAGAAATTTTGTCCAAGGTTAAAAACTGCACTGTAGAAGCGCCTTCCTGATCAATGTGCAAAATCTCCCTACTTaaggtaaaaggaaaaaaaaaatcgcaaaCAATGAACAGATATTTCTAACGTTACATAAGTTACCAATCACAAAGGTGGCTGTTTGATTTCTAGGAAATCGGAAACCTCACTACACTTACCAAAATCATAACACCAAGTTAGTCAACGGAATCTCTTGTAAAAGGATGCAtctgaaaaaacagaaaatcatCTGTGTGTCGTCCCAgttcaccaagaaaaaaaggaaaaaaaaaactaaacacaATTAGAGAAATCTACTTCACAATTGGagaaatctccctctctctctcactctctctctctctctctctctctctctctgtgtgtgtgtgtgtgtctctctacttttgatattcttaaacatgTCGCTCGCAATCAACCCTCTTCACGGCTATAGGAACTGACTTTTGATACTTACCAACAAAATTACGGAACTATTCATCACTCTCCATGAAATTCCTCTATTCAACTCAGAAACGATTACAGCTCAAAAACACGTGGAAGCTCAAAAACACGTAGAATTGATAAAAGAGAAGTCGAACATTAAATATCCATGCAACAAATTGGTAAAAGAGAAGACGAACATTAAATATCCATGCAACAAACAGAACATGGAGAGAAGAAAGTTTCTTGAAGAAAGACTTCACTCTTCTCCACCGAACTCTAAAGAAAATTCACCGCCAACAAGAAAATATTAGAAGAATATAGCAAACAAAACccaatgttttcaaaattactacggaaaaggaaacagaaaaccAAACAAGCCTATAAAATTcaataccaaattaaaaaattaaatctgCCAAACACCAAACGAGTTCAGCTTCCACCATTAACCTCCACCAAACATTTGCTAAAATGGCGCCAGCCAAACCTCGACAAAGCATACCGCCAAACTACCAACATCGCATTTGTAGGAAAAGCAAACAAGCGAAGACAAAATTCTACTGCACGCAGAGGTATGAACTCTCGCACCAAATGCTAACAAATGTAAAACCTCAAAAACTCGGACAGGTTTTACAGCTAATCAAGAACCTGATTCCCGTCTCCGTTACCTCTGGGGAGTAAGAATCCAGGAATGTCTGACTATCGTTCAAGCACCTCCCCACAATTCCGACTATTAAACCCAGAAAATCACCAACTTCGATCGGGACTCTGCTGACTCGTTCAAGCCTTAGCCCGCACCCTGATTATTAAATTCCAGAGATGACCAACTTCATCTGAATAAATAAAAGgccagaaaatgaaagaaaagcagTACAAAACACGTAAAGTTTTGCCTTCAAACGCCTAACGATGAGAACAGAGAAGAAATAGACGATCGGCAATAGCGAACTGCAAcacagagaagaaaaaaatcctCGAAGGAAAGGAATGAAGTGGGAAGAGGGTGTCGAAGAAAAACCTTCCAGAGAGCTCCCTCCTTTCTGCTCTTCTCTTTGTCTGGTGGAAGCAGAACTCCCCAGGAAAATTGGAGGAGAAAAAGAACCAAGTCTTCTGTCGGAGAAGAGAGAGCCATTTGGTTCAATGGATGGCAAGAAAGGTGGTGGCAGGGCGGTGGAGAGGAACAGGTAGGTATCGTGTCCAACGTTTCCTGATCCGACCTGCATGCAACGCTGCGTCGGCTTTGTGT containing:
- the LOC116264453 gene encoding internal alternative NAD(P)H-ubiquinone oxidoreductase A2, mitochondrial-like, giving the protein MLHTMVRLRFPVNNLRQSLKSILDQGGFLGDYVCAKSVRHGCSYVGSVNLSSIPEFGQNGQLTGETAANHTETLNRRINTSSQHKFSSAEKVIDYMNKDTMSDSSNLPGLSPTKPDEKPRIVVLGTGWAACRFLKSVNTKTYDVVCISPRNHMVFTPLLASTCVGTLEFRSVAEPVSRIQSALAKAPKSHFFLASCTGLDTGKHEVYCETTNGQELPHGPYKFKVAYDKLVIASGSEPLTFNISGVKKHAIFLREVRDAQEIRRKLLLNLMLSENPGLLDDERRRLLHCVVIGGGPTGVEFSGELSDFIMRDVHEKYAHVKDYIHVTVIEAKEILSSFDVRLRRYAVRHLTKHGVRLVHGVVKEVQPKKILLSDGTEVPYGLLVWSTGVGPSPFVKSLELPKSPGGRIGVDEWLRVPSVEDVFAIGDCAGFLEQTGKPILPALAQVAEREGKYLAKLLNQIGMNNGGKALAAKDVPLGNPFVYKHIGSMASVGRYKALVDLRKNKDAKGISLAGFTSWLIWRSAYLTRVVSWRNRFYVAVNWATTFIFGRDNSRI